From the genome of Chlorocebus sabaeus isolate Y175 chromosome 2, mChlSab1.0.hap1, whole genome shotgun sequence, one region includes:
- the TTPAL gene encoding alpha-tocopherol transfer protein-like isoform X1 has protein sequence MSEESDSLRTSPSVASLSENELPPPPEPPGYVCSLTEELVTKAREELQEKPEWRLRDVQALRDMVRKEYPNLSTSLDDAFLLRFLRARKFDYDRALQLLINYHSCRRSWPEVFNNLKPSALKDVLASGFLTVLPHTDPRGCHVVCIRPDRWIPSNYPITENIRAIYLTLEKLIQSEETQVNGIVILADYKGVSLSKASHFGPFIAKKVIGILQDGFPIRIKAVHVVNEPRIFKGIFAIIKPFLKEKIANRFFLHGSDLNSLHANLPRSILPKEYGGTAGELDTATWNAVLLASEDDFVQEFCQPVPACDSILGQTLLPEGLASDAQCDDSLRAAKSQLYSCY, from the exons ATGTCAGAAGAAAGTGACTCTCTGAGAACCAGCCCCTCTGTGGCCTCACTCTCTGAAAATGAGCTGCCACCACCACCTGAGCCTCCGGGCTACGTGTGCTCACTGACAGAAGAACTGGTCACGAAAGCCCGGGAAGAGCTGCAGGAAAAGCCGGAATGGAGACTTCGAGATGTGCAGGCCCTTCGTGACATGGTGCGGAAGGAGTACCCGAACCTGAGCACGTCCCTTGACGACGCCTTCCTGCTGCGCTTCCTCCGAGCCCGCAAGTTTGATTACGACCGGGCCCTGCAGCTCCTCATCAACTACCACAGCTGTAGGAGAAGCTGGCCCGAAGTCTTCAATAACTTGAAGCCATCAGCCTTAAAAGATGTCCTTGCTTCTGGGTTCCTCACCGTGCTGCCCCACACTGACCCCAGGGGCTGCCATGTCGTCTGCATCCGCCCAG ACAGATGGATACCGAGCAACTATCCAATTACCGAAAACATCCGAGCCATATACTTGACCTTAGAAAAACTCATTCAGTCTGAAGAAACCCAGGTGAATGGAATTGTAATTCTTGCAGACTACAAAGGAGTGAGTTTATCAAAAGCATCTCACTTTGGCCCTTTTATAGCCAAAAAGGTGATTGGCATCCTCCAG GATGGTTTCCCCATTCGGATAAAAGCAGTCCATGTTGTGAATGAACCTCGAATATTTAAAGGCATTTTTGCCATCATAAAACCATTTCTAAAGGAGAAAATAGCAAACAGA TTCTTCCTCCATGGGTCTGACTTGAACTCTCTCCACGCAAACCTTCCAAGAAGCATTCTCCCCAAGGAGTATGGGGGCACAGCTGGGGAGCTGGACACTGCCACCTGGAACGCAGTACTGCTAGCTTCAGAAGACGATTTTGTGCAAGAGTTCTGCCAACCTGTCCCTGCCTGTGACAGCATCCTGGGCCAGACGCTGCTGCCTGAGGGCCTGGCCTCAGATGCACAGTGTGACGACTCCTTGCGAGCTGCGAAGTCACAGCTGTACTCCTGCTACTAG
- the TTPAL gene encoding alpha-tocopherol transfer protein-like isoform X2, with product MSEESDSLRTSPSVASLSENELPPPPEPPGYVCSLTEELVTKAREELQEKPEWRLRDVQALRDMVRKEYPNLSTSLDDAFLLRFLRARKFDYDRALQLLINYHSCRRSWPEVFNNLKPSALKDVLASGFLTVLPHTDPRGCHVVCIRPDRWIPSNYPITENIRAIYLTLEKLIQSEETQVNGIVILADYKGVSLSKASHFGPFIAKKVIGILQFFLHGSDLNSLHANLPRSILPKEYGGTAGELDTATWNAVLLASEDDFVQEFCQPVPACDSILGQTLLPEGLASDAQCDDSLRAAKSQLYSCY from the exons ATGTCAGAAGAAAGTGACTCTCTGAGAACCAGCCCCTCTGTGGCCTCACTCTCTGAAAATGAGCTGCCACCACCACCTGAGCCTCCGGGCTACGTGTGCTCACTGACAGAAGAACTGGTCACGAAAGCCCGGGAAGAGCTGCAGGAAAAGCCGGAATGGAGACTTCGAGATGTGCAGGCCCTTCGTGACATGGTGCGGAAGGAGTACCCGAACCTGAGCACGTCCCTTGACGACGCCTTCCTGCTGCGCTTCCTCCGAGCCCGCAAGTTTGATTACGACCGGGCCCTGCAGCTCCTCATCAACTACCACAGCTGTAGGAGAAGCTGGCCCGAAGTCTTCAATAACTTGAAGCCATCAGCCTTAAAAGATGTCCTTGCTTCTGGGTTCCTCACCGTGCTGCCCCACACTGACCCCAGGGGCTGCCATGTCGTCTGCATCCGCCCAG ACAGATGGATACCGAGCAACTATCCAATTACCGAAAACATCCGAGCCATATACTTGACCTTAGAAAAACTCATTCAGTCTGAAGAAACCCAGGTGAATGGAATTGTAATTCTTGCAGACTACAAAGGAGTGAGTTTATCAAAAGCATCTCACTTTGGCCCTTTTATAGCCAAAAAGGTGATTGGCATCCTCCAG TTCTTCCTCCATGGGTCTGACTTGAACTCTCTCCACGCAAACCTTCCAAGAAGCATTCTCCCCAAGGAGTATGGGGGCACAGCTGGGGAGCTGGACACTGCCACCTGGAACGCAGTACTGCTAGCTTCAGAAGACGATTTTGTGCAAGAGTTCTGCCAACCTGTCCCTGCCTGTGACAGCATCCTGGGCCAGACGCTGCTGCCTGAGGGCCTGGCCTCAGATGCACAGTGTGACGACTCCTTGCGAGCTGCGAAGTCACAGCTGTACTCCTGCTACTAG